A stretch of Eleutherodactylus coqui strain aEleCoq1 chromosome 2, aEleCoq1.hap1, whole genome shotgun sequence DNA encodes these proteins:
- the LOC136610316 gene encoding uncharacterized protein has protein sequence RQFHDSLRVALLCLSAPCLAQQLRTLPPDVYSTECRPRLFWIWVDKTFFGAGPWQLEALNDTGFADVMQTNRAAQCGYTITEDVYGNVEIRISIFGCWVRNTNDKQFDVKLQFRVNQDGLIIIYPVSMSCTPVEPWDVREIVCEENYMEVSVTRVIPPFLLKSLYLTGPVQGIPQKWQVWFNNSNAPISAKDAINKGYGVNATVTRVVFRAPYNTSESKVVEVGKFHLDVVESNMWYSQTLLRIIVDTTVACPNDPPVFTASALSWLSPTVLSTLVSGHVSNNKLDMGINGKILNESVIEENSYIFQNDLNEVEVTIPYGAPGGYLESDIVNNTYTTVYSIHLFLKRQWLGINEDDSTTHTSYKPIVAPLTIHSPFFLDHTLKDDRYFNVSLGNFYPDVNMKSFIIRGVPLALNELMPRQMTTATAINPNNTQVFYLTVPFSDPVVEQMYLGGFKRRYRLYVTYIMTLIHKNKDFTYTDVVECEIEDVVPPVITSSCTKDQLIVTVKRGNVDYYWLPYIRDLPLNNALIASQGITVQNSETSLNIMVPYTSVGLIYEAVKLSGSLVSLNFTLRNNQTQEMMASHTLRCKFPTRSLLCLSNGTMIAVVNSTVTKPAFDARMAHLRDPTCTPQEATNKRALFNFAAYTCGTTRQFDSDYLIYENEVTFDRQVLFPQQPIISRDSSYRLTVRCRYPIRDTLWLSGQYRSGVVKSGFTETRSRVLRRRTRAHVAELKLAKDTSFKAFYQNEDFPVLVQPADVLYFQADVQSPEPTAVLKDCWASTSSGQDGITQWDLIVDGCGVLAETFSSEVQTSPDQSPRFIVTLHEAPTSQLLIHCTVIVCDATTQPEGCPQTCNQTERLMGKRSAHLPTEVVSAGPIQIMARHTGVVYQEVDKETSWSTWTWVLSLGLAIISAFTVAAVFLAVRNFIQ, from the exons CGACAATTCCACGATAGCTTGAG AGTGGCCTTGCTGTGTCTGAGCGCCCCCTGTTTGGCACAACAACTCCGGACTCTTCCTCCGG ATGTCTACAGTACAGAATGTCGGCCGCGATTGTTTTGGATCTGGGTGGACAAAACTTTCTTTGGAGCTGggccatggcagctggaggcaCTGA ATGATACTGGATTTGCAGATGTGATGCAGACAAACCGGGCCGCACAATGTGGCTACACAATTACTGAAGATGTCTATGGCAATGTTGAAATCAGGATATCCATCTTTGGCTGCTGGGTGAGAAATACG AATGATAAGCAGTTCGATGTGAAGTTGCAATTTAGGGTTAACCAAGATGGTCTAATCATCATCTATCCAGTATCCATGTCCTGCACCCCTGTTGAGCCCTGGGATGTGAGGGAGATTGTCTGTGAAGAGAACTACATGGAG GTGTCTGTCACTAGGGTTATACCACCTTTCTTGTTAAAGAGTCTTTATCTGACTGGACCTGTG CAAGGTATCCCTCAGAAGTGGCAAGTTTGGTTCAACAATTCTAATGCACCTATCTCAGCTAAAGATGCCATCAACAAGGGCTATGGGGTTAATGCAACGGTGACTAGAGTGGTCTTCAGGGCCCCATACAACACCTCAGAATCCAAGGTTGTGGAG GTTGGTAAATTCCACCTTGATGTTGTTGAAAGCAATATGTGGTATTCTCAAACACTACTTCGGATCATTGTGGACACGACAGTTGCCTGTCCTAACG ATCCTCCAGTGTTTACAGCTTCTGCGCTCTCCTGGTTGTCTCCGACAGTCCTCAGCACTCTAGTCAGTGGACATGTCAGTAATAACAAACTTGATATGGGGATCAATGGAAAAATCCTAAACGAATCCGTAATTGAGGAAAACTCCTACATATTTCAGAATGACTTGAATGAAGTGGAGGTGACCATTCCATACGGAGCTCCTGGTGGCTATCTAGAG AGTGACATTGTGAATAACACTTACACAACTGTATACAGCATCCACCTCTTCCTGAAGCGCCAATGGCTGGGCATCAATGAAGATGACTCCACCACACATACCTCTTACAAACCCATTGTTGCCCCACTGACTATTCATAGTCCTTTCTTTCTGGACC ACACCTTAAAAGACGACCGCTACTTTAACGTGTCCCTGGGCAACTTCTATCCTGATGTGAACATGAAGTCCTTTATCATCCGTGGTGTACCACTCGCCCTTAATGAATTAATGCCAAGACAGATGACCACGGCAACTGCTATAAATCCCAACAATACCCAAGTCTTTTACCTTACAGTACCATTCTCGGATCCTGTCGTGGAACAGATG TATCTTGGTGGCTTTAAAAGAAGGTATAGACTCTACGTGACCTACATCATGACCCTCATACACAAAAACAAGGACTTCACATACACAGATGTGGTGGAATGTGAGATCGAGGATGTTG TACCCCCAGTCATCACCAGTTCCTGTACAAAGGACCAGCTAATCGTGACTGTGAAAAGAGGAAACGTGGACTACTACTGGCTTCCATACATCCGTGACCTTCCCCTGAACAACGCCCTTATTGCCTCTCAGGGGATCACTGTGCAGAACTCAGAAACCTCCCTCAACATCATGGTGCCTTATACATCTGTTGGCTTGATCTACGAG GCAGTCAAGTTGTCAGGCTCTCTTGTGAGCTTAAACTTCACCTTAAGGAACAACCAAACTCAAGAAATGATGGCCTCACATACCTTAAGATGCAAATTCCCTACAAGGAGTCTGC TCTGCCTCTCCAATGGTACAATGATCGCTGTGGTCAACAGCACAGTTACAAAACCTGCATTTGATGCCCGTATGGCCCATTTAAGGGATCCCACCTGCACTCCTCAGGAGGCTACTAACAAGAGGGCACTCTTTAACTTTGCAGCCTACACATGTGGGACCACACGCCAG TTTGACAGTGACTACCTGATATATGAGAATGAAGTGACATTTGACCGTCAGGTTCTGTTTCCACAACAACCGATCATCTCCAGGGATTCTTCATACAG GTTGACTGTGCGCTGCAGATACCCCATCAGAGACACTCTATGGCTGAGTGGTCAGTATAGAAGTGGGGTTGTCAAGTCGGGATTTACAGAGACCCGATCAAGAG TGTTGCGGAGAAGGACCAGGGCTCATGTTGCTGAGCTGAAACTTGCTAAAG ATACAAGCTTCAAAGCCTTTTACCAGAATGAAGACTTCCCAGTATTGGTGCAGCCTGCTGATGTTCTCTACTTCCAGGCAGATGTCCAGAGTCCTGAACCTACTGCTGTACTCAAGGACTGTTGGGCTTCAACTTCCTCAGGCCAAGATGGGATCACACAGTGGGATCTGATAGTGGATGG ATGTGGTGTACTGGCAGAGACCTTTTCCTCTGAAGTCCAGACATCTCCTGATCAGTCGCCCAGATTCATTGTGACTCTTCATGAAGCCCCAACCAGTCAA CTCTTGATACACTGTACCGTCATAGTCTGTGATGCCACCACACAGCCTGAGGGCTGTCCCCAAACCTGCAACCAGACAGAGCGCCTCATGG GTAAGAGATCTGCTCACCTGCCAACTGAAGTGGTATCTGCTGGTCCCATCCAAATCATGGCCAGACACACTGGTGTGGTCTATCAGGAAGTTG ACAAAGAAACCTCTTGGTCCACATGGACCTGGGTGCTGTCGCTTGGACTGGCCATAATCTCTGCTTTTACTGTTGCAGCCGTATTCCTTGCTGTTCGCAACTTTATACAGTGA
- the RANGRF gene encoding ran guanine nucleotide release factor → MAGGADRRPLFGGAFSAVLPTNIQDISDLREIPDNQEVFAHAATDQSIIVELLEYQEGMSDPEAARYHFEDVAASNDAQSAAEVVSVEPLPLAQLSLTSCSSAWALTGHQRVSKFNEEAQNTVMMHMALLRIQQHATDLLVTFNDPVAIHPASSSTGAETSGNTSAWTLDDFHRLLLSFQLHDPGVFG, encoded by the exons ATGGCAGGAGGTGCTGATCGGCGGCCTCTGTTTGGGGGAGCGTTCTCTGCTGTTCTGCCCACCAATATACAGGATATCAG CGACCTCCGGGAGATCCCCGACAACCAGGAGGTGTTCGCACACGCTGCCACTGACCAGAGCATCATCGTGGAGCTGCTGGAGTATCAGGAGGGGATGTCGGACCCAGAAGCTGCCAG ATATCACTTTGAAGATGTTGCTGCAAGCAATGATGCTCAGAGCGCAGCGGAGGTGGTGAGCGTGGAGCCCCTTCCCCTGGCACAGCTGTCCCTCACCAGCTGCTCCAGCGCCTGGGCACTTACAGGGCACCAGCGAGTCTCCAAGTTCAATGAGGAG GCGCAGAATACCGTGATGATGCATATGGCGCTACTCCGTATACAGCAGCACGCCACCGACCTCCTGGTTACCTTCAATGACCCTGTTGCTATCCA TCCGGCCAGCAGCAGTACGGGTGCTGAGACTTCTGGGAACACTTCTGCTTGGACCCTTGATGATTTCCATCGTCTTCTGTTGAGTTTCCAGCTCCACGATCCGGGTGTgtttggatga
- the SLC25A11 gene encoding mitochondrial 2-oxoglutarate/malate carrier protein produces MTAASGKERSSPKAIKFLFGGLAGMGATVFVQPLDLVKNRMQLSGEGAKTKEYKTSFHAVSTILRQEGLRGIYTGLSAGLLRQATYTTTRLGIYTILFEKLTKADGTPPNFLMKAAIGMTAGATGAFVGTPAEVALIRMTADGRLPPDQRRGYSNVFNALVRMSREEGITTLWRGCIPTMARAVVVNAAQLASYSQSKQFLLDSGYFRDDILCHFCASMISGLVTTAASMPVDIAKTRIQNMRMIDGKPEYKNGLDVLMKVIRHEGFFSLWKGFTPYYARLGPHTVLTFIFLEQMNKYYKQFFLSG; encoded by the exons ATGACGGCGGCAAGCGGCAAGGAGAGGAGCTCCCCGAAGGCCATCAAGTTCCTCTTCGGGGGACTGGCAGG GATGGGCGCCACCGTGTTCGTGCAACCATTGGACCTGGTGAAGAACCGCATGCAGCTGAGCGGAGAGGGGGCCAAAACCAAggagtacaagaccagcttccaTGCCGTGTCCACCATCCTGAGGCAGGAGGGGCTGCGGGGCATCTACACAGG GTTATCTGCTGGTTTGCTGCGTCAGGCGACCTACACGACGACACGTCTCGGTATTTACACCATTCTCTTTGAGAAACTCACGAAGGCGGATGGAACACCCCCCAACTTTTTAATGAAGGCAGCTATAGGCATGACGGCCGGGGCCACGGGGGCCTTTGTGGGGACTCCTGCTGAAGTTGCACTGATCAGAATGACAGCAGATGGGAG GTTACCTCCGGATCAGAGGAGAGGATACAGTAACGTCTTCAATGCTTTGGTCAGGATGAGCCGGGAAGAGGGCATCACCACGCTGTGGAGG GGTTGTATACCTACTATGGCGCGGGCTGTGGTCGTCAATGCTGCCCAGCTGGCATCTTATTCCCAGTCCAAGCAGTTCCTTCTTGATTCAG GCTATTTCCGGGATGACATTCTGTGCCACTTCTGTGCCAGTATGATCAGTGGACTGGTTACCACCGCTGCTTCAATGCCGGTAGATATCGCCAAAACCAG GATACAGAACATGCGCATGATCGATGGGAAACCGGAGTACAAGAATGGACTG GACGTTCTCATGAAGGTGATCCGACACGAGGGGTTCTTCAGCCTTTGGAAGGGCTTCACCCCCTACTACGCCCGGCTGGGACCTCACACGGTGTTGACTTTTATCTTCCTGGAGCAGATGAACAAATACTACAAGCAGTTCTTCCTGAGCGGATGA